From Aegilops tauschii subsp. strangulata cultivar AL8/78 chromosome 5, Aet v6.0, whole genome shotgun sequence:
TACGTTCAGCTGGATTATAGTAGCACAGTCATTGGTCTTCCCAATGCTCCCCTTTTTTTTTGAACATCAatacagacacaagcgctcatatacacgcgcatacactcacccctatgaacgcacacacgcacacccaatccctatgagcacctccgaaagactgagccggcatatcatcttgaaatttatgaagtcaccgtaggcacctcgtcgtcgacgggaacgtctcctcccattgAATACGCATCGttggaaatcctgaaataaatccagaaataagtgcgagcaccaggatttgaaccctgatggactggggataccacagtccctctaaccatctaaaccacaggttggttcgcttCCAATGCTCCCCTTGCCGGTCGTTCTGCCCACCCCAAACTGTCAGGATGCACTATCGTTGGTTTTCCGGTGCTCCTGAATTTCATTACTTGGCTCCCCGCAAACCATATCTACCCTTTCTGTTCGAGTACGTACATGCACATTTTTTTTTCTCTGGTCGTGGTCGAGCTACCACGAATTTGGCTAAAGTTACAGTAGTTGGTTATCTTTTTTGAAGGGTACAGTAGTTGGTTATTTGTTGCAGACATAGGCACACGCCCTGGCTTCCATCGTAAAAAAAGAGAGGCACAAACTTGCACGGAACCGGAACGTGCATGTGTACACCAGTATTCCATACCGAGTATGATTAGTACAGTAGTACGTAGTAGAGTTAGTCGCCGATTACTATTTGCTCTCGGTAGCTACCCTAGGCCTTTATATACATGTATACACCAGCACTTGTAAGACATATCCCGCTAGTTGATTTTGAGTTATTACATAATCAAATCAATAAAGCAAAAGAAACACCAATCGATCATTCGAGTGTTTCGCGTGCATATGTTGTGTTCTGCCGGGCGGCAAGAATCAATCAATTCCTGGATGTTGTCCACGTGCTTGTGATCTATATCCACATGCATAAGCTTGTCTTCCATCTTGCTCCAAGAATGGCGAAGCATTGCAAGATTTCTGTTGCCATGGTAGCTGATGAAGAATCTGTGCAGAGGTCATATACACGGTCGTGCATTCTCAAGGTAGATGGATACTCAAGAGCCAAGGCGCTACTCAAGAACGACGAGTACCTGACTTCTCCACCTTTCAGTGTTGGAGGCCACGACTGGGCCGTGACCTACTACCCAAATGGTAGCGAGCTTTGTCCTGATTACATATCTATTTTTCTACATCTTCGATCCGCCCGTGCCGAAGATGTGAAGGCGAATTTCACGTTCAGTCTACTAGACGAGAACGGAGAACCGGTGCCTTCATACACCCGTAACCATGGTACACATACATTCTCAAGGAAAGCTCCAAACTGGGGCAACCATAACCTGATGAAGAAAGCCAAGCTGGAAAGATCGGAGCATCTCAGAGATGATTGTCTGACCATCAGATGTGATGTCACCGTCATGAAGGAGATCCTCGGCGAAGAAGAAACAAGGGCTTCTCCACACGACTTGCACCAGCATCTCGGTGATCTCCTCAAGAGCAAAGATGCAGCAGACCTAACATTTCAAGTAGGCGGGGAGATATTCCCCGCTCATAGGTGTGTCCTCGCCGCTCGGTCATCTGTCTTCAAGGCGGAGCTCCTCGGCGCCATGGAGGAGAGTTCCAGTAGTGCTATCAAAATATATGACATGGAACCTGACGTGTTCAAGGCCTTGCTCCATTTCATATACACCGACAAAGTTTCTCCTGTGATTGATGTGGCGATGGCCAGTCATCTACTCGTAGCGGCTGATAGGTACAACATCGGCAGCCTGAAGCAGATCTGTGAGGAGAAACTGTGTTGTCATATTGATTCAAACATGGTGGCAACCAGTTTGGCTATAGCTGAGCAGCATGGTTTCCCTCGTCTCAAAGAAGCTTGTTTACTGTTCCTTGCTTCGCCACCCAATTTGGAGGCGATGATGACAAGCAACGGTTATGAGCATCTTAAGTCCAGCTGCCCGTCTGTTCTCAAGGAGATCATAGCTCAAATACTCCCGGCTGAATGGAACGCAGCAAAGGATATTATCATGTCAATTTAGTGCTCGTGCGTTTGGTACTGTTATCATGCATGTGGTCATCCAAAATTTTAGTACTAATGTTTATGCTACTTCTCCATGTATGGTTGCATCATTATTGCATGTATGTTTCAGAGTAAAAATGTTAGTATCAATAATCCAATATGTTCATGCAAGGAGAATGGGATATTTTTTTTCCTCGCGGGAAAAAAGAGATTATTATTTGATTATCCGCTGTTTGCCCATCAACCTGGCATGGCTGCCCATCCACCTTGCTTTGTGTATTAGTATGATTATTGAGAAGTTACTAATTCATGCGATACATACATGGTTACGTTCAGCTGGATGTTGAATTGGTATCATTCGTGTTCCATGGTTTGCATATATGATCCAGACGCTTCTGGATTATTTTAAGGAAAATGGAAGCTTCATTACCTGCGGCTTCTGTTGCAACCAATAATATAGTTCTCTCTCCTTCTCATTAAACAGGTTCCATATCAGATTTTTGCCTAGCAGCGCTAAGATAATAGTTCAAGGAGGAGCACAGGGTATACATGGACACGTACTTGGATGCATCATCATTTACCTAATGAGCCCTAAGAACTTCCTGATGGGGTAGTCGAGCGGGCCCATGACGGCCTGCCACCCGACCATGGTCGGGTTCATCTCGTCCCAGAAGAAGAAATAGTTGGGGTTGTCGCACACCTTGTAGAGGGGCTCCAACTTGTCCGTGTCGACCTGCCCGCAGTACCCCTTGGGGTCGGTGCTCTCGCAGCACGGCGCCAGCTTCTCCCTGAAGAGATTGGGAATGAtgtcgccgtccccgtcgtcgtTGTAGTGCCGGACGACGTTGCTGAAGGCGGCGTTGAGGTCGACCAGCAGCACGTCCTCCATGCCGGCCAGCTCGTCGGCGAGGTGGTGGTTGTGGAGCGTGGCGGCCAGGTTGCGCCGCTCGTTGCAGCGGGTGTGGTTGTACGGCCTGGTCTGGGCCGGCGAGCAGCGGAAAGGGTGGAGGTTGTTGACGAGCACCTTCTCCACGCCGATGTCCTGCAGGCGGCGCACGTTGAACGCGATCTCGGCCGTCACCTTCTTGGCGAAATCCTCCACCTCGGCGAAGCTCTTGGTGTCGGCGGGGAGGCGGGCGTAGTCGTTGCCGGAGACGGCGACGAGCGCGACGGATTTTGACGCGAGGCGGTCTTGGTCGATGTCTCCGTCCTTGACGAGCTTGTGGAAGGTGTGGATCTGCCTGGCGAGCGTCTGGGTGCCCGGCACGTCGAACACGCCGGAGCCGCCGACGGCGAAGTTCAAGCCGGCGCGGCCGACCTTGCGAGTGAGCCTGTGCGCCGGAGGGGACTTTTTCTGCCGTAGCATGTAGGCTGCAAGCAACGTGGTACAACAGTATGACACGTCCGTCCATCAATCAAGTATATACACGGGGCAAAACAGAGATGGATCGATGGAAGATTTAGTAAGGAGGCGCACGTACCGATCAAGTCGGACTGAACCAAGCTGTTGGAGAAGCGGCCGGATAAGCCATAGGGATAGCGCCACTGGCGATTCAGCTCGGATCTTGGGTTCATCTTGACGAGGTTGCCGTTGTCGGCGAAGGAGTCGCCGAAGACGTAGAAGCTGTACCCGTTGTAGTCGTCGGAGTGGTCGTGCTGGTGCCCGTCGTCGCCGCTGTGCCCGTTATGGCCGTGGTGGTCCCCCTTTCCGGGCGGGTGGCGTCCCTTCCCAAGCCCTTGCGGCGGGGACGACTTGACGGGAGAAACTGCATGCACGCAGATCGATCAGTTTTAGCAGCAAAACGTAACATGAGCAGCTACCAATACAATTAGAACGTGTAGAAACTAAGAATCAAGTGTGCTAATGAACAATCTAGCAAGTGCGCACGTACAATTGAGATGGAGAAGTAGGAGGAGGGCGCAGGCGATTGCCGGGAGATTCATCCTGCTCGGCCGAAATGGCCGAACGGCGTGATGTGTACGTGCGTGGTGCTGTGGAGGAGGAGCGAGGGAGATGCGTGCGTGGAGAAGATCAGGTGAGTTTTATAGCCAAAATCCTTGATCCACATGCGGTTAGTACGCGTGATGCGGTGCGATCGCAACAAACTGATCGATCATTTGCAGGTTGTTTCGCCGGACGCCGCCATTCCTTACGCGAAACTACCGGCGCCGATCTATCTCTGTCGCGCGCGCCCTCCTCTCTCCGGCGGAACCCGCGGCGCGACACCAAAAATTGCCCTACGTCAAAAAAAGTGTCGACCTCCCGCACACACGTGCTCCCTCGGGCGTTGGCCCAGTATAGTTCAGCTGCTGTTTTTCTCTTCTGTTTTAGTGGGTTTTCaatctttttcttttattttaaaACATGAATATTTAGTTATTTTTTAAAAGTGGACATTTGTCTTGCATAAAATGGTTTTTAACTCcctgaatattttttgaaaatacTAAATGTGAGCACGTTTAACAAATAAACATTTTTAAATTTTGAACATTTTGAAGGATATGAAGATTTTTTAGTTTTGcgaacatttttttattttttaaaaattcTTTGAAAATGAAAATAAAAGAAGGAAATTGAGAGACAAAACCGAAAAGAAAACCAATAAACAAAACAgcatgaaaaagaaaaactacaAACCCAGATCGGAATCCTAGAGTGCTCATTGGGTCGGGCCATCTATGTGCTTCCCTATGGGCTTGGTCGGTGTTTTGGCATAGAGAGCTTCAAATAGGATATTCTGAACCCGATAGCGGAAGAGAGTCTATGGCTCACTCAGGTGTATGCAATGCAATCCTAGGAGCTCGCATGACCCATGAGGTTGTGGTGTACCATAGCCTCGTACATCGTAGCCGAGCTTAAACCATGTAAAGTGGTTGAAAGTATGATCTTCTCTTATGTATTCCATGTCATATTTCCATCGAAAAAATTATTCTACACAATATGGAAGGGGCCTTAAAACACAGGGAAAATTATGATTGTGCCACTAGCCAGCTCCAGAATGTGAAGGTTGCCACTAGTTTTGTCGAAATTGTGCACAAGCCACCAACGCAAGTTGAAATGTTGGATCGAAGCCACTGCACACGTTAGCGCTCGATGCTGCTACCAAGTCACCCCTCGCTATTGTTCCATTTGACGCACTTCCTTCCCTATTggcactttgccatgtcatcgGCAATGAAGAGAAGACTCCTTTGACCCAGTTCTTTTCTTTTGGGTCCCACTAATTTACCATGTCACCGGAGACCCACTCGTAATAGTTAACACATCTAGTCAATCCCTCGAACCCGAGCCATCCCCTTGTGCTCTTCCCGCCATCGCGTCCAATCTCCTCCGGTCCTCCGCCCCGCAACGGGTAGATGCGAGCTACCCATCCAGACCTATGCTAAATGACTTCCCCTGGCCCCCTCAACTCTGCCAATGTAACTAGGTGGGCGTGAGAGGGTGGAACAGGGTCGCGACAAGAGAGGCTCTTATCGGCACTATGACGGTGTTGTCTCCCGGCCTGCTTGCGATGTTGGGGCCACGTACGCAGGCTTGGTAGCTCGCGCAAGCCGGTGATCCCTTTTTTCAAGTGACGGGAGCGCGGGGGCGCGGGGGAGATGGACAACTAGCACGTGCGGAGAAGGATGCATGGATCATGCGGAAAGCGATGACTCGGGCGTGGGGATTCAGACTCATCCAACGACCACTATTGCCTGAATCCAAGGGCGTGGAAGGCAACCAACCAGGGAATCATATCATCCAGTGTCAGCGATTAAATTTTACGAGATCTTAAAATTATGGGGGTTAAAATTAAACAAGAAAACATGAATATGAGAAATACAATGGAGACACATTTTATATGTTCTAAACTAAGATTTCATCTCTTATATAAAAGAAGGCAAGTTTCTTCTTGTTATTATCTCCCAGCTGATCAATTATCCAACGCGTCATCACTGGTATAGCATCATTACACACTTCGTCACACGGACAGATTAGTGTGTCATCCTAGAGGATCTGCCTGCCGCCGACTCTATCGTCGTGGCGATGCGGTTGGGCTCCACAATGGTTGTTGAGGTCCTTGACTCCAACGTCAACATGCTTCTCGGCAGCCCGGATGAAGCAAAATAATGCGGTGGCGGTGTCACTGCTGCGAACGACAACCCAGATGGTGAACTGCGCGCTATAATTTTAGTCGGCGCGCAATGATACATCGGTGGTGGTGACGCGATGTTACGAGCAGCAGCCGAACGGCGCGAGATAATGCGGCTGTGGCGCATCGGTCGTCTGCGGTAGGCCGAACGACATGGACAACGAACATCCCCCTTATTCTTGAAGCTCGATACTAATATACTCCGTCACCATTCTTCTGACATCTTGTTTGTCCGAAAAATTaggttgaaaagcttggttagccatactatcgctatgtccccgaggcctctccacacctcaatggggatacaactagggcccatcgccttgcctcATTTCTTCCTTTTTAAAGTCTCCTTGTCCCCAGACTGCTGGATTTGCCCTACAAAGCGCTTGTTGGTAtcatcaaaggagtcgtccagttcaatggtagaactATCGTTCTCCCCATTGAACAGCTTGTTGAAGTACTCCTGCCATCTATGTTTAATCTCCTCATCCTTCACCGGGAGTTGGTCTGCTTTGTCCTTAAAGCATTTGACTTGGTCAACatccctcgtcttcctctctTGGATCTTGGCAAGTATCCGGCTTAATTTATAGCTCATATTGGTTCTACCGTCAGGTTCCCTATGCGTTGTACTCCAGTTGATAACTTTGGCCTACATCATAATGATGTAGAGGTTCGGGGTTCATCACAATTATGCAGAGGTCGGAGGTTTCAACCTCCTTTTTCAAATAAATAAATGGAGCAATCCTGGGGAGCAATTGTCCAAGTAGGGATCCAAGGACAAACTACATGTTCATTCCTAATAACCTCTCTAATTCTCAATTTAATTATACCTACTTGATTGCCATATACCCTAGAAGCTTCTATCAAGCTTATAGCAATTTATTTGTTATACAATATACGATCTATACCATGTTGTGTAGATATTTAATGATTCCATGGAAGTGTGGATGCATGCACATATAGACTCTCCATATAAAACTAAAGGCCACAAATTACTTGGGGGTAACTGGGAGTAACCTAATACTTTTGATTTGCTTAGATTTAGGTTGTAAGGAAATATTTTCTAAACATTCCAAACTAGATTTCAAATATGAAGTTACATTATAGAGACTTAGTTCAACAAAACAAAAATGTATATACATCATAGCTATTTTAAGAGGTCATGTATTCAAACTGCAATGAAAATTTTGTACTTAATAGATATGAGTGTGGTTGTATTGTCATTATGGTAGTTATAACTGACAAGCAAAAATTTATCAGGATATTATCGAGTTATGCATCAATACAAATGACCTAATCATCATGATAATTATGAAAAAGTAAAAGTATAAATGAGTCCATTTGGCGGTGCGGCGTAGGTGTTCATCATTAAGCTATCGTTCCATACGAGTGTAGAGAGCTAGGTGGTGCAGGACGTTTGAAAAGGATGTTGAAAGCGCATGGATGTTGTCCCAAAAGAAGAACATGTCATGTTTGTAGCAAACCTTGTATATCTCAATGGTATGGGGAGGGTTGGGGTCCATACTCCAAAGAAGGACCCCGGGGTAGATGCTTGCATCCGCAGGCTTGCAACACGACACCGACTTGTGCCACAATTGCTTTGCTACGTCATCTCCAACGTCGGTGTGCACCGCGATCCAATGGATGCTCGGAGAATTATGCAAATCCCGCTTCACAATCAAGCCTTTGATGATTTTGTAGTATGGCATCCAGACAGATGAGGTATTTTCTCAGTTCGGTATGTGTACAAAATTGAACATATATACAAATATTGATTCCATGCAAATGTTTTTGCAAGCCTGTGAGGCTCGGCAACTCCGGTTGTCTAGTCTATGTAATGGAAACTTACAATCCCACACTTCACGAAATTCTACCGCTAAAAGGTATACTTGCTAGTAGACATGTCGGATCAATTGGGTCTTGTCTGATTTGTCACCAACATGCAGAGAACATATGACACCTATTTTTCCAATGTAATCATTCCAAGACATGTGGAGGAGACTTGGTCTGAGTGAAATCATACGGACTGCAACTCAAGTTGACCAATCGGGTTCAGTGGTAATGGAACACATCCTCGTGCTCCTTGATAATCCGTTACAACTGATACCCTTGATTAGATGTGAAGCAGGTTATAGTAACCGGATGCTAGTACTTATGATGGACTAGATGTCGCATCACACATAATGAATCATGCCCTCCTGCAGTAAGACGGCGCTTATCAGTCCTTGCAATTGCAAGCAATTACCATCGAGCGTTTGCAAGGAAAAAGGATGAATATGTTCCAAGGCGGACTAGGCCTGAATGAAATTTTTGTAAAGCTCAATGTGGACGCAGCTTACTTTGAGGAAGAGGGAATGGGGGCTACCCCCGCGGTTATTAGAGATGAAAAGGGCACTTTCTTAGCAGCGCAATGCAAGTTCATTATCCATGTTGTAGATGTGATGACTACGGAGGCCATGGCGCCGATGAGAGATGGTCTAAATCCCGGGGTTCCAATGTGTGGAGGCGGAATCAGACTCACTGAATGTGATCAACTTCTGTGACGGGCAAAATGGATGATGGAATGTAGCTGCAGCAGTCTTCGCGAGATGTGTTAATATTGGAGTTTTATTTGAGAAGGTCAATTTTAAGCATTATTATCGTTCGGCCAATCAAGCGGCGCGTGCGCTAACTAATTTTTCGTATTGTAATACACCCCCACTCGTGTATTATAATGCACCGTAAAAATTCCCTTATTTTTTGGTTAGTCTAAAATGATCTAATGCATATTGGATTAGATTAACTGTCCCAAACACCGCAGATTGGATAGTCGGACAGATGGCACACCCCGCAATTCATAAAATTTCCAAGCCATGCATATGCTTTCTCGGTTGCGCGCGCACAAACTACATGAAAGAGGGGAAAAGAATTAAAGGCCGGCCTTCAGGCAGCTGCACCCTAGGGCATTTTTTTATATGTTCAACCTCGAGCGATGAGTACGAGATGCCAAGAACCTTATGCGTCCCAATTTCAATCATGTTCGGTGATACGTAATAAGGTTGCCCACCTGCTCGTGCCATGGTGGCGACTGGTggtttgggcagtgaggttaggGTTTTTCATCGTGCGTACGCAACGGCGATATTTGATGTCAGGTTCTTCAGATCGATTCAAGGATTCAACGGCGACGACTGCGGCTCCAGGGTGCTGGTCCTTAGGGGAACGTGCACGAAGACTTCTCGGCCGTCATCGACAAGGTCAGGCTAACTTCGGTATGGGTGCGGCGGCAGCAGTGCGTCGGCGGCTCATTCTACTGGCATCAATGGTCGTTCGATGGTCCATGGACCTCAATGTAATTTTTCTTATGTTTGAGGTGATCTGTACTTTTTCCGGTGACTTTATAATAGATCTGATCCTTTTCACATAAAAATGTTAAAGCCCTCCGTTGGAAGGCATTTTGAGCCTGCCACTGCTAGGCTATTTTGCAGTAGTGATATGAAGGTGTGTTGGATGAAGTACAAGTACAATATGATGTGGATCACAGGTATGTTGTGGCAGGGAGTGCATGTTTTTTATCTTTCGAAGTGCAAGTTATTTCTGGAAAAAATATTTGTCGAAACCTCAATAGTGAATCTAATTTTTTAAGATCCCGGCGTTCACGATGTAAATGGTTCGTAATTTGGTCTTTTGGTTCAAGAGATATGTCAATTTGAAAACATGAAATTAAAAATGGCACCACGTTCTCCCACCCCTCTAAATCCATAGAAACATCTGAAAAATCTCTGGTGGCGGCAAGTGCTACGCATTCATTGCATCACTTGTCACCACCAGAAGATTTTAAGGTAACCTTTGCAAAAGATAGACCTCAGCTAGTGGACTAGATAACGCCCCGAACGTTGCTACGAAATGTTTTAGCATGAACTTAtcaaaaataaaattaaaatatATAAGAACAGTACCACGCCACATTCAACCTAGAGGTAAATGGAGGGTGGATGCATGTTATATTGTCTTGTGACATTTAAGTTCAATTATTTATTCTTAAAAAATAAAGTTAAAAGTTAATGATGTTGAGGGCTTTCTTGTTCTTTAATGTTGTGGAGGGCTTTCATCTGGTAGAAGGGTAGTGTAAAATTGGAAAGATGAATGAGCGCTTCATGATTTGGGGGGTGTGCATGTAGTGGAAAGCGAAAAGTTGATTGATTGCATGCGCTTGATGATGTCGATGTCTTGCATATGCATTTAAATGTAAGGTGACGCGTATGGGagctaatttttttaaataatacaatttttttaaaaaaattacaGAAATAATACGCAGAAAAAAGAATTTACAagaataatacaccgtcggcccactgcaggccgactgagcccagtcggcccacagcaggccgatcggCTATCAGGAGGCCGACTGCAGGCCGGGCAGCCACGCGGCGGCCTGTGGTTGGTCGTGCCACGTCGCGAGGGGGAGGCAGCGGCCTGTCGGCGTGGTGCGCCCCTGTCGGCCTGCCGCCCGCCGATCGGCCACCTGGTGGCCGACAGGGTGCGGCCGACCTGACGCGCGCTGGCCAGcccgcccttatcctctccttcTCTCTTTCCTGCATTATTTCTTCTCCCCTGCCCCCATATCCTCTCCTTCCTCCATTATTCTTCTCCCGTGGCTCATTCTGCTgtgttcttcctcctcctctctctacAGAAAAATGGCACACATTTGTACACCTAAATGAGCTACATTTTCGCGATTTTGGCACCGTGAATGGGTTCAACTCATTTAGGGCAGCCAAAAGAGGTGTCGATCTACTGACggggtagctcgtggtggtcgtggtgagcattttggtggaggtggtggtggtgaagttggggcagtgttcGTCGTTGGGGCAGTTGGGGTGgtgaggtggtggtggtggtggtggaggtggtggtggtggaggtcgttcatcgttcgtcgttcgtcgttcaTCGTTCGTGGTTCTTCGTTCTTcgttcttcgttcgcacgcacgctttaagggtatatttcagccctcattttatttttcgtaggtgctccgGGAGTATACATAAATATTGTTATTTGCcgcggtagtatacgtaaatatttgtgtgcgattattgttttttggcccggtagtatacggaaatattgttatttgccccggtagtatacgtaaatattattcgttcgcacgcacgcttcgtTCGATGTGAAAATAAATTtgtgtgcgattattgttatttgccccggtagtatacgtaaatatttgtagttgctacggcaaatattcgtaatatagttgtaggtgtgtgaattgtattagttgtTAGTGGGATAATAAGTTGTTGCTTAATACTTGACACGTACACAGGTGCGGGATAAGAAGTCGGAAACATGAATAAAAAGTTGGAAAGAAGAGACAAGTTTTTTTTTGAAGAGTTGGGGTCGGCATGTGCATAGCATGTCAGTTTGATGAAAATTTAATAAGCAAGCAAAAAATAGGAAAAGTAGAACTACATGTTAAAAAACGTTTCAGTCCGTACCCGATGCCAATATGAAGCAGATTGCCCGCTAACCTTTATTATGCGTATTTTCTAAAGTTTAACCCATAACAAGCAATGCCACACTGTTTTTTTTAAACGGCCACGCTGTAGTTTAACAAAAAAACTTCTTTGCAAGGAAGAATTTTACATGATCGTAGAAATAAGACGCATGCCTTTTTCTAAATTATTTTAACATAGattaaaataaaaaaatacatcaacatggccatataattcaaataaactgaattatcatatttgtcggttatattattattattatttgaggcatatttattattagtaaacatgggcctatttattatattatttactatggtcctggtaatatatatatagacatgtctaatacttgtatttctatgttgaaaaaaaataggtgagtcgagatgtccgatgtagtgaagttgagattttactatggtcctggtaCTGTCCAAACAAATGAGTTGGGAGCAGATCTGAGTGAATTTACTCACATAGAGGTTGCAATCAGCGcaccacaaacatggtctgttagtcagttgaaagaatggattgcggcaagtttaggtcttgatactgaaacacacaccgtcggtgttcatgcattgtggacacggtcaagttcaaaattttacttttatttgaggccaatagagggagactccgattgggtgcggtggttacaaggttgtgaacgaaggggatgcaatcctgttgctttagtgcttcccgttgtgaaggaggtcactgcacatgaaggggagggtggctacgaaggacagagcagtcatgtagaaggaggaaatgcttatggttacgaCCAAGGACAGAGCAGTGAGGTAGAAGggggaaatgcttatggttatgaaccagggcagagtagtcaggtagaaggaggaaatgccgatggtgattacaatggcgaggtggacgctgacgaggtagatgggcacatgcagaaccagatggaagaagaagacaccgatgttgaaagggatcatgccgatgattctgacgagtcagatgaagaagaaaatgcagaggaggtCCCGAATCCTGCATGGTGGAATCATGACTTATCATCTGCAATGACCGTGAATGATGGACATGATTCAGCCTGGCAATATCACCAGAACAATATTGCGACGGGTGCTATGTATCCGAACAAGCAAGCCCTGAAGGATGCAATAATTAATTGGGCAATGTCCACGCAAAGGGTTTTCAAAGCTGAGGTGTCCAGTCAGAAATTCCTCACAATGGTATGCAAGAATGCAGATTGTCCCGCAAGGGTGCACggctttctccctaagtatgatacaagttgggtgataagtgacttagttaatcacacttgtcttattccctgcatccctcaagatcatgacAACCTTTCATCCACGCTTATTGCTCGACTGTTTTACGATGAG
This genomic window contains:
- the LOC109762490 gene encoding BTB/POZ and MATH domain-containing protein 2-like, which codes for MAKHCKISVAMVADEESVQRSYTRSCILKVDGYSRAKALLKNDEYLTSPPFSVGGHDWAVTYYPNEPVPSYTRNHGTHTFSRKAPNWGNHNLMKKAKLERSEHLRDDCLTIRCDVTVMKEILGEEETRASPHDLHQHLGDLLKSKDAADLTFQVGGEIFPAHRCVLAARSSVFKAELLGAMEESSSSAIKIYDMEPDVFKALLHFIYTDKVSPVIDVAMASHLLVAADRYNIGSLKQICEEKLCCHIDSNMVATSLAIAEQHGFPRLKEACLLFLASPPNLEAMMTSNGYEHLKSSCPSVLKEIIAQILPAEWNAAKDIIMSI
- the LOC109762491 gene encoding GDSL esterase/lipase At5g03610-like, whose protein sequence is MNLPAIACALLLLLHLNFSPVKSSPPQGLGKGRHPPGKGDHHGHNGHSGDDGHQHDHSDDYNGYSFYVFGDSFADNGNLVKMNPRSELNRQWRYPYGLSGRFSNSLVQSDLIAYMLRQKKSPPAHRLTRKVGRAGLNFAVGGSGVFDVPGTQTLARQIHTFHKLVKDGDIDQDRLASKSVALVAVSGNDYARLPADTKSFAEVEDFAKKVTAEIAFNVRRLQDIGVEKVLVNNLHPFRCSPAQTRPYNHTRCNERRNLAATLHNHHLADELAGMEDVLLVDLNAAFSNVVRHYNDDGDGDIIPNLFREKLAPCCESTDPKGYCGQVDTDKLEPLYKVCDNPNYFFFWDEMNPTMVGWQAVMGPLDYPIRKFLGLIR